One segment of Rhodothermales bacterium DNA contains the following:
- a CDS encoding zinc-dependent metalloprotease, producing the protein MRLKMTLFLAIFASLLWTSPAAAQEAAYDSVVTASAQTDPGLFLVHQVDGKILFEIPDAMLGRDMLIMSRYDKTQDGYANVGANMAGNLLVRWERRHDRILLRGVSHSMTADPDDRVSLAVENSSFASVIEAFPILTRGDGTSVVDVTDLYLGDHPSFSMPRSRRTQLNVRSYDRDRSWLEFTRSFPINVEVRVVRTYAADSPPSAGRGGAVSFEVNHSMILLPEEPMMPRLHDERVTYISTSRTDFSSDFQGVRPERYIRRYRMEPSDPEAWARGELVDPVRPWIWYIDPATPEEWIPYYIAGVEEWQEAFELAGFKNAIQARLAPTPEEDPEFSLLDARYSVIRYVPTTTRSANSGGDVVDPRSGEVIRAHTNMYHGLDERLRWWLLSQVGAANPAFQTNKLSEEDMGEAIRYVVSHETAHSVGLPHNQMANFVFPVDSLRSREFVERMGHSGSSVGRTRYNYVAQPGDNVPPERRIGLWDKFAVMWGYRPIPEATTPREEFETLNQWIVERSHLPWFRSAEALFGMDVEWDPKRMTEGISDDPVEAAEWGMRNLRYAAENLMDWVLAPGDDYYELETHHLQLLTQWNRYAEHAAAAVGGSWTHYKRFGEEGWVYTPVEPEYQRKAMQFLDEHVLQTPDWALQIDQLRRIEHAGVVERVRAYQELAVQRLLNHARLARMIEHEAFLGDETYRPADMLDDTRRIVWREVATRSAIDTYRRNLQRAYLDQAHHLLQEAESDHWNPPGSGNLRVGRNDDPPLNADLHIGQSDIRPLVRDQLHQLQGELEAALAAGVRDRMTRIHLEDALVRIEKALE; encoded by the coding sequence ATGCGCCTCAAAATGACCCTCTTCCTCGCGATCTTCGCGAGCCTGCTCTGGACCTCCCCGGCCGCCGCCCAGGAGGCGGCGTATGACAGCGTGGTGACCGCATCGGCCCAAACCGACCCCGGGCTGTTCCTCGTGCACCAGGTCGACGGGAAGATCCTGTTCGAGATTCCCGATGCCATGCTCGGCCGGGACATGCTCATCATGAGCCGCTATGACAAGACGCAGGACGGGTATGCGAATGTCGGGGCGAACATGGCCGGCAACCTCCTCGTGCGCTGGGAACGCCGGCACGACCGGATCCTGCTGAGAGGCGTATCCCATTCCATGACGGCCGACCCCGATGACCGGGTCAGCCTTGCCGTCGAGAACTCCTCATTCGCGAGCGTGATCGAGGCCTTCCCCATCCTCACGCGGGGTGACGGGACCTCGGTGGTGGACGTCACGGACCTGTACCTGGGCGACCACCCCAGCTTCTCCATGCCGCGCAGCCGCCGCACCCAACTCAACGTCCGCTCCTACGACCGGGACCGGAGCTGGCTTGAATTCACCCGGAGCTTCCCCATCAACGTGGAAGTCCGCGTGGTACGCACGTATGCGGCCGACTCACCTCCCTCGGCAGGCCGGGGCGGAGCGGTATCCTTCGAAGTGAATCATTCGATGATCCTCCTTCCGGAAGAGCCGATGATGCCCCGTCTCCACGATGAACGGGTCACCTACATCAGCACCAGCCGGACCGACTTCTCCAGCGATTTCCAGGGCGTTCGGCCCGAACGATACATCCGCCGGTATCGCATGGAGCCATCGGATCCGGAAGCCTGGGCAAGGGGCGAGCTCGTGGATCCGGTCCGCCCCTGGATCTGGTACATAGACCCCGCAACGCCGGAAGAGTGGATTCCCTACTACATCGCCGGTGTCGAGGAGTGGCAGGAAGCATTCGAACTCGCCGGGTTCAAGAACGCCATCCAGGCGCGCCTGGCCCCGACACCCGAGGAGGACCCTGAGTTTTCCCTTCTCGATGCGCGCTACTCCGTCATCCGATACGTCCCGACCACCACGCGGTCCGCGAATTCGGGCGGGGACGTCGTCGACCCACGGTCGGGCGAGGTCATCCGCGCCCATACGAACATGTACCACGGGCTCGACGAGCGCCTGCGCTGGTGGCTGCTGTCCCAGGTCGGCGCGGCAAACCCTGCCTTCCAGACGAACAAGCTGTCCGAGGAAGACATGGGCGAAGCCATCCGGTACGTGGTATCGCATGAAACCGCCCACTCCGTCGGGCTCCCGCACAACCAGATGGCCAACTTCGTCTTCCCGGTCGATTCGTTGCGCAGCCGGGAGTTCGTGGAACGGATGGGACACTCCGGTTCATCCGTGGGCCGGACCCGCTACAATTACGTCGCCCAGCCGGGCGACAACGTGCCCCCGGAGCGTCGGATAGGCCTCTGGGACAAGTTCGCTGTCATGTGGGGCTACCGGCCCATCCCTGAAGCCACCACGCCGCGGGAAGAGTTCGAAACCCTGAACCAGTGGATCGTGGAGCGCTCCCATCTCCCGTGGTTCCGCTCGGCTGAAGCCCTGTTCGGAATGGATGTGGAGTGGGACCCCAAGCGGATGACGGAGGGCATTTCGGATGATCCCGTTGAGGCGGCCGAATGGGGCATGCGGAATCTGCGCTACGCCGCCGAAAACCTCATGGACTGGGTGCTGGCCCCCGGCGATGACTACTACGAGCTCGAAACGCATCACCTCCAACTCCTCACCCAGTGGAATCGATACGCCGAGCATGCGGCGGCGGCTGTCGGCGGCTCCTGGACCCATTACAAACGCTTCGGCGAGGAAGGCTGGGTCTACACACCCGTCGAGCCCGAGTATCAACGGAAAGCCATGCAATTCCTGGACGAACACGTCCTCCAGACGCCGGATTGGGCCCTGCAAATCGATCAGCTTCGCCGGATTGAGCATGCGGGCGTCGTCGAGCGGGTACGCGCCTACCAGGAACTGGCCGTCCAACGCCTCCTGAATCATGCGCGACTGGCCCGGATGATCGAGCACGAAGCCTTCCTGGGCGACGAGACCTACCGGCCGGCCGACATGCTGGATGATACGCGCCGCATCGTCTGGCGCGAGGTGGCCACCCGATCGGCCATCGATACATACCGGCGCAACCTCCAGCGGGCGTATCTCGACCAAGCGCATCATCTCCTGCAGGAAGCCGAGTCAGACCACTGGAATCCCCCGGGATCCGGCAACCTGCGCGTCGGCCGCAACGACGATCCGCCCCTGAACGCCGATCTCCACATCGGGCAGTCCGACATCCGGCCGCTCGTCCGTGACCAACTCCATCAACTCCAGGGCGAGCTGGAAGCCGCCCTCGCCGCCGGCGTCCGGGACCGCATGACCCGCATCCACCTGGAAGATGCGCTCGTCCGGATTGAAAAGGCGTTGGAATAG
- a CDS encoding GNAT family N-acetyltransferase, translating into MNPEIHYRTAVKEDLGTLIWLLSDDALGATREHADAERMQDYSAAFDAISGDPNNQLVVAEREGTVIAVLQLTYIPNLTYTGSWRAQIEGVRVDRNERGRGVGRALVQHAIQLASERGCLIVQLTTDKRRPAALEFYRELGFEATHEGMKLWL; encoded by the coding sequence ATGAACCCGGAAATCCACTATCGCACCGCTGTCAAGGAAGACCTCGGCACCCTGATCTGGCTTCTTTCGGATGATGCGCTTGGCGCGACACGCGAGCACGCCGACGCGGAGCGGATGCAGGACTACAGCGCGGCATTCGATGCGATCTCAGGGGACCCGAACAACCAGCTGGTGGTCGCCGAACGGGAGGGCACGGTCATCGCCGTCCTGCAGCTGACGTACATCCCGAACCTGACGTACACCGGCAGCTGGCGGGCACAGATAGAAGGCGTCCGCGTCGACCGGAATGAGCGAGGACGGGGCGTCGGGCGGGCGCTGGTACAGCACGCCATCCAGCTGGCGAGCGAACGCGGTTGCCTCATCGTGCAGCTCACCACGGACAAGCGCAGACCAGCCGCCCTGGAATTCTACCGGGAGCTCGGCTTTGAAGCCACCCATGAAGGAATGAAGCTTTGGCTATAG
- a CDS encoding phenylalanine 4-monooxygenase — MFIKDLETGMEVKSAYEKAADEGVDPRCIPHYLDGDPPIGDAIEPPAYTPYMHENWRYLFERQKQLLPGRAGQAFLDGIGTLDMSHDRIPLLRDLSASMERATGWRIARIPGLLHERDFFRLISERTFPSTDYIREKHELDYTPAPDCFHDMFGHMPMLTEPAVADFYHFFGQAALRAVGEQRLALERLHWFTIEFGLIRETKGLRVFGAGIMSSKGELEHALSDDVEVVPFSIDRVIRQDYEVWHVQPLLFALESFDQLVESFTVWARGEGLL; from the coding sequence GTGTTCATCAAGGATTTGGAGACGGGGATGGAAGTCAAGTCAGCTTACGAGAAGGCAGCCGATGAGGGCGTAGACCCCCGGTGTATTCCGCACTACCTGGACGGCGATCCGCCCATTGGCGACGCCATCGAGCCGCCGGCCTATACGCCGTACATGCATGAGAACTGGCGCTACTTGTTTGAGCGTCAGAAGCAATTGCTGCCGGGCCGGGCCGGGCAGGCCTTCCTGGACGGGATCGGGACGCTGGACATGAGCCATGACCGGATCCCCTTGCTGCGCGACCTGAGTGCCAGCATGGAGCGCGCCACGGGTTGGCGCATTGCGCGGATTCCGGGTTTGCTCCACGAGCGGGATTTCTTTCGCCTGATTTCCGAACGGACGTTTCCCTCTACGGACTATATCCGGGAGAAGCACGAGTTGGACTACACGCCGGCTCCCGATTGCTTCCACGACATGTTCGGACACATGCCCATGCTCACGGAACCGGCGGTCGCCGATTTCTACCACTTCTTCGGGCAGGCGGCCCTGCGCGCGGTCGGCGAACAGCGTCTGGCGTTGGAGCGGCTGCACTGGTTCACCATCGAGTTCGGATTGATCCGCGAAACGAAGGGCTTGCGCGTGTTTGGCGCGGGCATCATGAGTTCGAAGGGCGAACTGGAGCATGCGCTTTCCGACGATGTCGAAGTGGTGCCGTTCTCGATTGACCGGGTCATCCGGCAGGACTATGAGGTCTGGCACGTGCAGCCGTTGCTCTTCGCGCTGGAGTCGTTCGATCAGCTGGTTGAGTCGTTTACGGTGTGGGCCAGGGGCGAGGGATTGCTTTAG
- a CDS encoding Na+/H+ antiporter NhaC family protein has protein sequence MEWIVLLPPIVAIVLALWSKEVYLSLLTGLWLGTTILVGGNPLAGLRELLDQMVLVFQDASNTRILLFSMLVGGLIALVQASGGVAGFIAWAQQRGFGQTRRGAELMAWMVGMVIFVESSITCLIVGAVNRPLFDKLKIPREKLAWYADSTSAPVCMSIPMNGWGAYVLGLLAAQGITAGAVGLLVESLFFNFYALLAILFSLGTALFGWRFGSMKRAEIRAETTGALLREGAVPLVADEVVGLEPLARAPSRARNLLVPIAVMIGMIVVGLYVTGDGEIMQGSGSTAALWAVCASVAVGMIMYALPGSGTDGKALMTPVDSMALVLKGSGGMVGMVLLVALAFALGQVSRALEMGPYVVGLLGDDWPTFWLPGMVFLVGCFVAFTLGSSWTGFAILIPIALPLAEGLGISLPLMLGAVLAGGVFGDHASPLSDTSLIASMSAASDHVDHINTQLPYTIALAGVSFVAFLVAGLLT, from the coding sequence ATGGAATGGATTGTATTGCTTCCTCCCATTGTCGCCATCGTCCTGGCACTCTGGTCGAAAGAAGTCTATTTGTCGCTGCTCACCGGGCTCTGGCTCGGGACCACCATCCTGGTCGGCGGCAACCCGCTCGCAGGGCTCCGTGAACTCCTGGATCAAATGGTACTCGTCTTCCAGGATGCAAGCAACACGCGGATCCTGCTCTTCAGCATGTTGGTGGGCGGTCTGATTGCGCTCGTGCAGGCATCGGGCGGCGTGGCCGGTTTCATTGCGTGGGCCCAGCAACGCGGCTTCGGGCAGACCCGTCGTGGTGCCGAGCTCATGGCCTGGATGGTGGGCATGGTCATTTTCGTGGAATCCAGCATTACGTGCCTGATTGTGGGCGCTGTCAACCGGCCGCTCTTCGACAAACTCAAGATCCCCCGGGAGAAGCTGGCGTGGTACGCCGACTCCACCAGCGCGCCGGTGTGCATGTCCATTCCCATGAACGGATGGGGGGCCTATGTACTGGGCCTGTTGGCTGCCCAGGGCATTACAGCCGGTGCGGTGGGCCTGCTCGTTGAATCGCTGTTCTTCAATTTTTACGCGCTGCTGGCCATCCTCTTCTCGCTGGGCACGGCGCTGTTCGGCTGGCGGTTCGGAAGCATGAAGCGCGCTGAAATCCGCGCCGAGACGACGGGCGCCTTGCTTCGCGAGGGCGCGGTACCGCTCGTGGCCGATGAAGTCGTGGGCCTGGAGCCCTTGGCCCGGGCGCCGAGTCGCGCCCGCAACCTGTTGGTGCCCATAGCCGTGATGATCGGGATGATCGTCGTGGGCCTGTATGTCACGGGCGACGGGGAAATCATGCAAGGCAGCGGGTCGACAGCGGCCTTGTGGGCCGTCTGCGCGAGTGTTGCGGTCGGCATGATCATGTACGCGCTGCCGGGCAGCGGCACGGACGGGAAGGCGCTCATGACACCGGTCGACTCCATGGCGTTGGTTCTGAAGGGGTCGGGCGGCATGGTCGGCATGGTGCTGCTTGTGGCGCTGGCCTTCGCGCTTGGTCAGGTGAGTCGGGCCCTGGAAATGGGTCCGTATGTGGTGGGTCTGCTGGGCGACGATTGGCCGACCTTCTGGCTGCCTGGCATGGTATTCCTGGTGGGATGCTTCGTGGCCTTCACGCTCGGCTCGTCCTGGACCGGGTTTGCCATCCTGATACCGATTGCGCTGCCCCTGGCCGAGGGCCTCGGGATCTCATTGCCGTTGATGCTCGGCGCGGTGCTTGCCGGCGGCGTGTTCGGTGACCATGCTTCCCCGCTGTCCGATACGTCGCTCATCGCCTCCATGTCAGCGGCGAGTGATCACGTGGATCACATCAATACCCAGTTGCCCTATACGATCGCGCTCGCGGGTGTCAGCTTCGTGGCGTTCCTGGTGGCGGGATTGTTGACGTAA
- a CDS encoding PP2C family protein-serine/threonine phosphatase encodes MTKKKNNGFEQASRFTQSVIDELGSSDFPHTFTRDLKETYEFYLDDAERQKLASMGRFSRSVCSTWYLMRGLFLKLTPVRRMFLIGSVLLVWLGLTDEPLQVIGGFALLLFVLGLELKDKLLAKDELEAGRAVQLALVPSTLPQLTGWEFWLHSEPANDVGGDLVDHMHLVGAGNKDRVLLTLGDVAGKGLPAALMAARLQATIRAIAPGTEDLAGFARELNGIVCRDGLPSKFASMVHVELQDDTSRVRIVNAGHLPPLLVRDGACVELDRGGPAIGLSPKAEYTSTEVTMERDDLLVVFSDGVTEARNEIGRFYGDERTYDLVKHTHGMHADALGARILRSVQDFIRTARRSDDLSLIIIRRTA; translated from the coding sequence ATGACCAAGAAGAAAAACAACGGGTTTGAACAGGCGTCCCGGTTCACTCAGAGCGTGATCGATGAACTGGGCTCATCCGACTTTCCCCATACCTTCACCCGGGACCTCAAGGAGACCTACGAATTCTACCTGGACGATGCCGAGCGTCAGAAACTCGCCTCCATGGGCCGGTTTTCGCGGAGCGTGTGCTCCACGTGGTACCTCATGCGTGGGCTGTTCCTGAAGCTCACGCCGGTCCGGCGGATGTTCCTCATTGGCTCGGTCCTCCTGGTGTGGCTCGGATTGACGGATGAACCCTTGCAGGTCATTGGCGGATTCGCGCTGTTGCTCTTCGTGCTGGGCCTCGAATTGAAGGACAAATTGCTGGCCAAGGATGAGTTGGAAGCCGGTCGGGCCGTGCAACTGGCACTCGTGCCCTCCACGTTGCCGCAACTGACCGGCTGGGAGTTCTGGCTGCATTCGGAGCCCGCGAACGATGTAGGCGGCGACCTGGTGGATCATATGCATCTGGTGGGGGCAGGCAACAAGGATCGCGTGCTGCTCACGCTCGGCGACGTGGCTGGAAAGGGCCTTCCCGCGGCCCTCATGGCCGCCCGGCTGCAGGCCACCATCCGGGCCATTGCCCCGGGGACGGAAGACCTGGCCGGATTCGCCCGGGAGTTGAACGGCATTGTGTGCCGCGACGGACTGCCCAGCAAATTCGCGTCCATGGTGCACGTGGAGTTACAGGACGACACCTCACGTGTCCGTATTGTGAACGCGGGGCATTTGCCCCCGTTGCTGGTCCGGGACGGCGCCTGCGTCGAATTGGATCGCGGGGGGCCGGCCATCGGGCTCTCGCCGAAAGCCGAATACACCAGCACGGAGGTGACCATGGAACGGGACGATCTGCTGGTGGTGTTTTCAGACGGGGTCACGGAGGCCCGGAATGAAATCGGTCGCTTCTACGGCGACGAACGGACCTATGACCTGGTCAAGCATACGCACGGCATGCACGCCGACGCCCTCGGCGCCCGCATCCTCCGCTCGGTCCAGGACTTCATCCGCACGGCCCGGCGCAGTGACGACCTGTCGCTGATCATCATCCGCAGAACCGCATGA
- a CDS encoding RidA family protein, with product MKRYASGAPWEPVVGYSRAVKTGPWVLVSGTTATDAEGHLVGRGDPAAQTRQTIENIRRALEAVGATLEQVVRTRIYVTDIAADWEAVGRVHGEYFAAHPPATSMIEVSALIDPDMLVEIEAVAYTGTS from the coding sequence ATGAAACGCTACGCATCCGGCGCTCCGTGGGAGCCCGTTGTCGGCTACTCGCGGGCTGTGAAGACCGGGCCCTGGGTTTTAGTGTCCGGCACGACGGCCACGGATGCCGAGGGCCACCTCGTGGGGCGCGGCGACCCGGCCGCCCAGACCCGCCAGACCATCGAAAACATCCGCCGGGCGCTCGAAGCCGTCGGCGCCACGCTGGAACAGGTCGTCCGCACGCGCATCTATGTGACCGACATCGCTGCCGACTGGGAAGCGGTGGGGCGCGTCCACGGTGAATATTTCGCGGCGCATCCGCCAGCCACATCCATGATCGAGGTATCGGCCCTCATCGATCCCGACATGCTCGTGGAAATCGAAGCCGTGGCATACACGGGAACTTCATGA
- a CDS encoding M23 family metallopeptidase, with protein MKNRYYHYDRERCAFVEVRRNRSQNIARAAVAAVGVLLLATALTWTLDRVFQTPQELALLDENAALRNQLADVSGRIADVSTELEKLREHDEELYRTLFNAEGISEDVRQVGTGGTDPYPEFSRFSVPTSNLLSLTASRIDQLERQLSLQNDSYRELTALAANHEVRLAEMPAILPVNGPITSGYGTRLHPVLKVRRMHGGLDFHAPRGTPVYATGDGVIEETSTGSGYGRYVVIKHATAGYETLYGHLSRVPREITRGKKVKRGDVIGYSGATGLVNAPHLHYEVRDLEGRSLNPIFFVAPSMTPAEYERLLHQAENTTLMFD; from the coding sequence ATGAAGAACAGGTACTACCATTACGACCGCGAGCGCTGCGCCTTCGTTGAAGTGCGCAGGAACCGCTCCCAGAACATCGCCCGTGCGGCGGTGGCGGCCGTTGGAGTCCTGCTGCTGGCCACGGCACTCACGTGGACGCTGGACCGGGTATTCCAGACGCCCCAGGAGCTGGCCCTGCTGGACGAAAATGCCGCACTTCGCAACCAATTGGCCGATGTATCGGGTCGCATAGCGGATGTCTCGACGGAACTCGAGAAGCTGCGCGAGCACGATGAAGAGCTCTACCGGACCCTGTTCAATGCCGAAGGCATTTCAGAAGATGTCCGCCAGGTAGGTACCGGTGGTACCGACCCCTATCCCGAGTTTTCCCGGTTCTCCGTCCCGACCAGCAATCTGCTGTCGCTCACGGCCAGCCGGATAGACCAGCTTGAACGGCAGCTTTCGCTGCAGAACGACAGCTACCGCGAATTGACCGCCCTGGCCGCCAACCATGAGGTCCGGCTCGCCGAAATGCCGGCCATCCTGCCGGTGAACGGTCCCATTACATCGGGCTACGGTACGCGGCTGCATCCGGTCCTGAAGGTGCGTCGCATGCATGGAGGCCTCGACTTCCATGCACCCCGCGGGACGCCGGTCTACGCCACGGGTGACGGCGTAATCGAAGAAACGTCCACGGGCTCAGGCTACGGTCGGTACGTGGTCATCAAGCACGCAACGGCCGGTTACGAGACGCTCTACGGACACCTGTCCCGCGTACCTCGTGAAATCACCCGCGGCAAGAAAGTGAAGCGTGGCGACGTCATCGGATACAGTGGCGCCACCGGTCTCGTGAATGCACCGCACCTTCACTATGAGGTCCGGGACCTGGAAGGCCGCTCCCTGAACCCGATTTTCTTCGTTGCTCCGAGCATGACGCCGGCTGAATACGAGCGACTTTTGCACCAGGCCGAGAACACGACGCTGATGTTCGACTGA
- a CDS encoding DUF2795 domain-containing protein has translation MYWTLDLASYLEDAPWPATREELIDYAERTGAPMEVVENLEAMEDDGEPYESIEEVWPDFPTQDDDFYFEED, from the coding sequence ATGTATTGGACGCTCGATCTGGCCTCGTATCTTGAGGACGCACCATGGCCCGCAACACGGGAAGAGTTGATAGACTACGCCGAGCGGACCGGTGCGCCGATGGAGGTGGTCGAAAACCTCGAAGCCATGGAAGACGACGGGGAACCCTACGAAAGTATCGAGGAGGTCTGGCCGGACTTCCCGACGCAGGACGACGACTTCTATTTCGAAGAAGACTGA
- a CDS encoding BamA/TamA family outer membrane protein, which produces MAPLLLLVLLMAAEPKVAAAQRVADSKAPLITEVEYTGNPWFPDVQLDAYVRSAPNRRMLGIPGATWWRWLYQFGSEVLGGGPVGRVFTSTGEPPAFLDSTVVQTDVEQLRLLYQREGFRSATVEARILPARGTNRVRVEYHIQAGTPTSIRTYRFNGLDQLTPQEQGEILSTSLLLPGRPDTTDALVLYPTDRRYSEPLLLEEGRRVLGMLRDMGFADVERSSLHAVVYPVRADSFDVTLDVDLGPRYRFGDVTFAVTGPDTTAAPRSGGTEMASSSTSIQGGDVRATFEAEPKLRFDLLARTLQFRPGDVFNQSRLTATKRRLDATGVFAFTDVLDPDVDSTAVGSMPRLDYRMELRTRVRHQVRFEMFMLQRSGALADSDNELGTGAGVTYSNLNLFGGGEAFRLRTTGSIAADISGFGGFTSAQWEINASLSYPYLTFPLGSLDRLSTLYDARSQLSITMLAARRDALRLVLRGRGGASYRFELRHNERLTSIIDLVDVTVSSPDTLSGFKEAFLDDVLGAVDDQVQRAQIIEDYTRPQFNNAVRYTLRSLTSDPFRRSSGHSLEGSAEIGGNLGYVLDRYVFSPGTVEGSLPGLGFFGGDSSARMIYRQYMRFSMDLRKYEPIGLRNVVAYKLIAGYAHPLADADVIPFDRRFYSGGASSVRAWRLRELGPGAATFSAHPDSVNLDGTNILGGEIKIEASVELRTIAIRNLLAADWVLALFADAGNVWLGPRNPGAPEGRFRADTFAGEFGVGAGFGLRLAWDYLIVRLDSAYKVHDPRRQGQFMPDGFSEPVLQFGIGHTF; this is translated from the coding sequence ATGGCGCCTCTGCTGCTGCTGGTGCTCCTCATGGCCGCGGAGCCGAAGGTCGCCGCTGCGCAGCGCGTTGCGGACAGCAAAGCACCCCTCATTACCGAGGTCGAATACACGGGCAACCCCTGGTTTCCTGATGTCCAGCTGGATGCCTACGTCCGTTCGGCGCCCAATCGCCGGATGTTGGGCATTCCCGGGGCCACATGGTGGCGATGGTTGTACCAGTTTGGATCGGAAGTCCTGGGCGGCGGCCCCGTCGGGCGCGTATTCACATCCACGGGCGAGCCGCCTGCGTTCCTGGACTCCACCGTGGTCCAGACCGACGTCGAGCAACTCCGCCTGCTCTACCAGCGGGAAGGATTCCGCTCGGCTACCGTCGAGGCCCGCATCCTGCCGGCCCGCGGGACGAATCGCGTCCGTGTGGAATACCACATCCAGGCGGGCACGCCCACGTCAATCCGGACCTACCGGTTCAATGGATTGGACCAGCTGACACCGCAGGAACAGGGTGAAATCCTGTCCACGTCGCTGCTCCTTCCCGGCCGGCCCGACACGACCGACGCCCTGGTCCTGTATCCCACCGACCGGCGCTACTCGGAACCCTTGCTGCTGGAGGAAGGCCGCCGCGTCCTGGGCATGCTCCGCGACATGGGATTCGCCGACGTGGAGCGGTCTTCGCTGCACGCCGTGGTCTATCCCGTCCGCGCCGACAGTTTCGACGTGACGCTGGACGTGGACCTCGGACCCAGGTACCGGTTCGGGGACGTGACCTTCGCCGTTACCGGGCCGGACACCACTGCTGCACCCCGGTCCGGCGGGACTGAAATGGCTTCCTCCTCGACCTCCATCCAGGGAGGCGACGTGCGGGCCACGTTCGAGGCCGAACCCAAACTGCGCTTCGATCTCCTGGCAAGGACCCTGCAGTTCCGCCCGGGGGATGTATTCAATCAAAGCCGACTGACCGCCACCAAGCGCCGTCTGGACGCGACCGGCGTGTTTGCCTTCACCGATGTCCTGGACCCGGATGTCGACTCCACGGCCGTCGGATCCATGCCCCGCCTGGACTACCGGATGGAGCTCCGCACACGGGTACGCCATCAGGTCCGCTTCGAGATGTTCATGCTGCAGCGCAGCGGGGCCCTGGCAGACTCGGACAACGAACTCGGTACCGGTGCCGGCGTCACCTATTCCAACCTGAACCTGTTCGGGGGCGGCGAGGCCTTCCGGCTGCGCACCACGGGCAGTATTGCCGCCGACATCAGCGGGTTCGGAGGGTTTACCTCGGCCCAGTGGGAAATCAACGCATCCCTGTCGTACCCCTACCTGACCTTCCCGCTGGGCAGCCTGGACCGCTTGTCCACGTTGTACGATGCGCGAAGTCAGCTGTCGATTACCATGCTGGCGGCCCGGCGCGATGCGCTCCGCCTGGTCCTCCGCGGGCGCGGCGGTGCCTCCTACCGCTTTGAACTCCGCCACAACGAACGCCTGACCTCCATCATCGACCTGGTGGACGTGACCGTTTCCTCACCAGACACCCTTTCCGGATTCAAGGAGGCGTTCCTGGACGACGTGTTGGGTGCCGTGGACGACCAGGTCCAACGCGCGCAGATCATCGAGGACTACACACGACCCCAGTTCAACAATGCGGTCCGCTACACCCTCCGCTCGTTGACCAGCGATCCGTTCCGCCGTTCGTCCGGGCACTCCCTGGAAGGGTCGGCGGAGATTGGAGGCAACCTCGGCTATGTCCTCGACCGGTACGTGTTCTCGCCGGGTACGGTGGAGGGCAGTCTGCCCGGACTGGGATTCTTCGGCGGCGACAGCAGTGCCCGCATGATCTATCGCCAGTACATGCGGTTCTCCATGGACCTGCGCAAATATGAACCGATTGGCCTCCGGAACGTCGTGGCGTACAAGCTGATTGCGGGGTATGCCCATCCGCTGGCCGACGCCGATGTCATTCCGTTCGACCGCCGGTTCTACTCGGGTGGAGCATCGAGCGTGCGCGCGTGGCGGCTGCGTGAATTGGGGCCGGGCGCGGCCACGTTCTCGGCGCACCCCGATTCGGTCAACCTGGACGGAACGAACATCCTGGGCGGTGAAATAAAGATCGAGGCCTCGGTCGAGTTGCGGACCATTGCCATCCGGAACCTGTTGGCAGCCGACTGGGTCCTGGCGTTGTTTGCCGATGCCGGCAACGTCTGGCTCGGTCCCCGGAATCCCGGCGCACCCGAGGGACGTTTCCGTGCGGATACCTTCGCCGGAGAATTCGGGGTCGGTGCCGGATTCGGATTGCGATTGGCCTGGGACTATCTGATCGTTCGGCTGGACAGTGCGTACAAGGTCCACGATCCCCGCAGGCAAGGTCAGTTCATGCCTGACGGATTCTCCGAACCGGTGCTCCAATTCGGCATCGGTCACACATTTTAG